The Arthrobacter sp. D5-1 genome segment CCAACCCGTATGCCGGCAACATCGGTGATCGAATTCATGGCTCCATTCTCCACCTGCACGAAGGCGGACTCAGCGAATTGACTGGCACCCGGCAGCGCGCGTCTAAGGGAGGAACGACCGAGCGCGCAGAGGGTGGCAGCCAATTGGCTGCCACCGATGAAGGGCAAAGTGGGAGCCCGGCCTCGAATACGAACAAGCGAGTAACGCCGAGTAAACGGGTTGGGAAGTGTCAGACAACTATCGCTACGGACCGCGTATTCGGCCCATTCAGCCGCTGTGCGTGTGGTGAGCTAGGCCTGTCTTCGCCGCCCCGTTCCGGGAGTTGGCTGCCCCACGTTCGCCAAAAAACGTTAGTGACCCATGACTACCCGACAGATTCACAGCAGCACCGCGCCTGCAGGCAGGCCGGACTCCACGCCGCCGGTTCCGCCCGTCGATGCCGCCCAGCACCCTCCGGTAAGAAGGGGCTGGTCTGGCCGCAGCCGCAAAGACTTCATGGTTTTCCTAGCCATGGCTTTGCCGAACCTAGTGTTGATCGGCACGTTCACGTATTGGCCCCTGATCAACAACATCTATTACTCCACGCTGGATTGGACGCTGGGTTCGGCGTCGGCCACGGTGGTGGGGCTGCAGAACTATGTCACCTTCTTCACCAGCGAGGATGCGTCCAAGGTTCTGGGGACCACAGCCGTCTTTACGTTGGTGACGGTGGGTGGGTCGATGGTTCTCGGGTTGCTGGTTGCCCTGGCGTTGAACTCGAAGGTCCGTGGAACCACCTTTGCGAGGTCCGCGGTGTTTGCCCCTTACGTGCTGTCCGGGGTGGGCGTCGGCCTGGTGTGGCTGTTCATCTTCGATCCCGGCTACGGCGTGCTGGCGTGGATTCTTCGGGGAATGGGGCAGCAGAGCCCACAGTGGATCAACGATCCCCAGTTGTCGTTGGTGATGGTCATCATCGTCTACATCTGGAAGAACCTGGGCTATTGCGCCGTGGTGTACCTCGCCGGGTTGCAGTCCCTTCCCCGCGACGTCATGGAAGCTGCAGCGCTTGATGGGGCAAACAGCGTGCGGAGGTTCTTCAACATCTCCATGCCGCTTCTTTCCCCCACTACGTTCTTCCTCTTGATCACCACCATGCTGAGCTCTTTGCAGGCCTTCGACCTCATCCGCATCATGACTCCGTTGGGCAACGGCACCAGCACGTTGATTTATGAGGCGTATCTGCAGGCATTCGGCGCCTATAACCGGGCCGGGTATTCCGCCGCGATCTCGGTGATCCTCTTCGCCATCCTGCTGATCATCACGGTCCTCCAACTGCGGTTCGTTGAGCGAAAGGTCCACTACTCATGAGCGCACCGTTACCAGCCGCCGTCGTGCCTTCCCCACAGGACTCACAGCAGGACAACCGGCAAGAGTCGCAGCAACCGCAACGGCCGCGTCCCTTCTCCAGCGCCAACCTGCTCCAGACTGTCGCAACCGGGTACGTCCCGTTGATCATTGCCACACTGGTGGTGTTCCTGCCCCTGCTGTGGATGCTGTTGAGCTCTTTCAAGCAGCCGGGCGAGATCGTCACCATGGATTTGAAGATCCTGCCGGAGTCCCTGAACCTGGAGAACTACGCCACGGCGATGACCACCGTCCCGTTTGCGCAGTTCTTCGCCAACAGCCTGATCGTTACCGTCATCGGCTCATCCATCAAGGTCGTCCTGGCCATCCTGACTGCCTACGCCCTCGTGTTCGTGCGATTCCCGTTCAAGAACGTGATCTTCGTGCTGATTCTGGTAGCCCTCATGGTCCCGGCCCAAGTGTCCATCCTGCCCAACTACATCCTCATTGCAGGAATGGGCGGGAAGAACACGTTGTGGGGCATCATCCTCCCCGGCCTCGGCACAGCGTTTGGGACGTTCCTGCTGCGCCAGCACTTCCTGACGCTGCCGCCATCGATCCTCGAAGCGGCCGAAATCGATGGTGCCGGCCACTGGCGGCGCTTGTGGCAGATCATTGTGCCGGTCTCGGTCCCGTCCATCGCCACTGTGGCGTTGGTGACCGTGGTCAGTGAATGGAACGACTACATCTGGCCGCTCATTATCACTGACCGCCCCGAAACCATGACGCTGCCCGTGGGCCTGACGTTGCTGCAGAACTCGGAAGGCAATGGGGCAGGCTGGGGAATCCTCATGGCCGGCGCCGTTCTGGTGATCGTCCCCATCCTGCTGGTGTTCGCAGCACTCCAGCGCTACATCGTGGCCGGCCTGACCCAAGGAAGCGTCACCGGCTGATTTTCTCCCTCCGCACCATTCGCATCGAAATACCCTAGTGAAGTTATTGAGAGGAAGCACCATGCGTACCAACCTTGACCGCCGACATTTCCTGGGCCTGGCCGGACTGGGCGCCGGAGCCGCGGCACTGGCCGCCTGTGGCGGACCTTCGACGGCGGGCACGGCAGACGCCGTCGAGACCGCAGCGATCGATTTCAGCGGCGTGAAGCCGGCTGGCTCCATCGACTTCTGGACCAACCACCCAGGCAAGTCGCAGGACGTGGAGAAGGCGATCATTGAGAAGTTCCACGCCAAGTTCCCGGACATTAAAGTCAACCTCGTCACGGCCGGGGCCAACTACGAGGAGATCGCCCAGAAGTTCCAGACCTCGCAGGCAGCCAAGACGGGTCTACCGGCGCTGGTTGTCCTCTCTGATGTGTGGTGGTTCCGCTACTTCTCCAATGGCAGCATCATCCCCATCGATGGACTGGTGAAGCAGCTGGACATCAAGATCGACGACTTCCAGAAGTCGCTGGTGGACGACTACAAGTACGACGACAAGCAGTGGGCGCTCCCCTACGGCCGGTCCACCCCGCTGTTCTACTACAACAAGGACCATTTCAAGGCGGCGGGCCTCCCTGATCGCGCACCGGCCACGTGGCAGGAATTCGCGGAGTGGGCCCCGAAGCTTAAGGCCACGTCCGGCGCACAGTATGCCTACATCTACCCGGCCCTTGCCGGCTACGCGGGCTGGACCTTGCAAAACAACCTGTGGGGCTGGGGCGGCAGCTGGTCCAAGGACTGGGACATCACGTGTGATTCCACCGAGTCAGTCGCTGCATTGCAGTGGGCGCAGGATTCCATTTACAAGGAGGGCTGGGCGGGCGTTTCGTCCAAGGAAGCCGCAGACGACTTCGCCGCGGGCATCACCTCGTCCACCATTTCCTCCACTGGTTCCTTGCTGGGCGTCCTGAAGGCAGCCAAGTTCAACGTTGGCGTCGGTTTCCTTCCGGGCGGGCCCGAAGTGCCCAGCGGGGTCTGCCCCACGGGCGGTGCCGGTCTCGGCATCCCGAGCGGCATCACCAAGGAGGAACAGCTTGCTGCGGCCACGTTCCTGAAGTTCATGACCGAACCGGAGAACACCGCCGCTTTCTCCGCTGCCACCGGGTACATGCCCACGCGTCTCTCGGCCGACATGTCCGCTGTCCTCGCCGCGACACCGCAAATCAAGACCGCCATGGACCAGCTCGCCGTGACCAAGGTCCAGGACAACGCACGCGTGTTCCTGCCGGGTGCGGACCAGGAGATGGCCAAGGCCGCTGCCAAGATCCTCACGCAGCAGGGCGACGTGCAGGCAACCATGACCGAGCTTAAGAAGACGCTCGAGGGCATTTACACCACGGATGTGAAGCCGAAGCTGAAGGCCTGATTTCTCCTCCAGGCATGAAGAGAGCCGGGCTGCTTCAGCAGCCCGGCTCTTGTGCTTCGGGGCGTACGGCCCGGGTCTTACGGGATTGGTACAGGCCTTACGGGATCGGTACAGGCCTTACGGGATCGGTACAGGCACGACGCCGAGCGGCGCCAACTGCTCGGCGCCCCCATCCGG includes the following:
- a CDS encoding sugar ABC transporter permease, translating into MTTRQIHSSTAPAGRPDSTPPVPPVDAAQHPPVRRGWSGRSRKDFMVFLAMALPNLVLIGTFTYWPLINNIYYSTLDWTLGSASATVVGLQNYVTFFTSEDASKVLGTTAVFTLVTVGGSMVLGLLVALALNSKVRGTTFARSAVFAPYVLSGVGVGLVWLFIFDPGYGVLAWILRGMGQQSPQWINDPQLSLVMVIIVYIWKNLGYCAVVYLAGLQSLPRDVMEAAALDGANSVRRFFNISMPLLSPTTFFLLITTMLSSLQAFDLIRIMTPLGNGTSTLIYEAYLQAFGAYNRAGYSAAISVILFAILLIITVLQLRFVERKVHYS
- a CDS encoding carbohydrate ABC transporter permease, whose amino-acid sequence is MSAPLPAAVVPSPQDSQQDNRQESQQPQRPRPFSSANLLQTVATGYVPLIIATLVVFLPLLWMLLSSFKQPGEIVTMDLKILPESLNLENYATAMTTVPFAQFFANSLIVTVIGSSIKVVLAILTAYALVFVRFPFKNVIFVLILVALMVPAQVSILPNYILIAGMGGKNTLWGIILPGLGTAFGTFLLRQHFLTLPPSILEAAEIDGAGHWRRLWQIIVPVSVPSIATVALVTVVSEWNDYIWPLIITDRPETMTLPVGLTLLQNSEGNGAGWGILMAGAVLVIVPILLVFAALQRYIVAGLTQGSVTG
- a CDS encoding ABC transporter substrate-binding protein, producing MRTNLDRRHFLGLAGLGAGAAALAACGGPSTAGTADAVETAAIDFSGVKPAGSIDFWTNHPGKSQDVEKAIIEKFHAKFPDIKVNLVTAGANYEEIAQKFQTSQAAKTGLPALVVLSDVWWFRYFSNGSIIPIDGLVKQLDIKIDDFQKSLVDDYKYDDKQWALPYGRSTPLFYYNKDHFKAAGLPDRAPATWQEFAEWAPKLKATSGAQYAYIYPALAGYAGWTLQNNLWGWGGSWSKDWDITCDSTESVAALQWAQDSIYKEGWAGVSSKEAADDFAAGITSSTISSTGSLLGVLKAAKFNVGVGFLPGGPEVPSGVCPTGGAGLGIPSGITKEEQLAAATFLKFMTEPENTAAFSAATGYMPTRLSADMSAVLAATPQIKTAMDQLAVTKVQDNARVFLPGADQEMAKAAAKILTQQGDVQATMTELKKTLEGIYTTDVKPKLKA